The following coding sequences lie in one Mixophyes fleayi isolate aMixFle1 chromosome 2 unlocalized genomic scaffold, aMixFle1.hap1 SUPER_2_unloc_5, whole genome shotgun sequence genomic window:
- the LOC142109656 gene encoding gap junction alpha-4 protein-like — MGDWEFLEKLLDQVQEHSTGIGKVWLMVLFIFRILILGLAGESVWGDEQSDFVCNTDQPGCPNVCYDKAFPISHVRFWVLQFLFVSTPTLFYLAHVVYLSRKEEKLKQKEDELRALSDKDQQVDHAIAVIEKKRLKICIQEDGRVKIRGALMCTYTTSIIFKSIFEAGFLLGQWYLYGFVMPAIYVCERQPCPHKVDCFVSRPMEKTIFILFMLVVSLISLLLNLFELIHLVCKNMLHTLKKYSPYISNTRYHKEEDIYPGKCTATAPAPYQDKSYMYLPMSENISYPTYKIQNEDNWTNLHTEKQLAMNGAKQTHLEHYNNSAFTPVSPTSRVIVEKQLSRASSSASKKQYV, encoded by the coding sequence ATGGGGGACTGGGAGTTCCTAGAAAAGTTGTTGGATCAGGTGCAAGAGCATTCCACTGGCATTGGAAAGGTCTGGCTAATGGTACTATTTATCTTCCGCATATTGATTCTCGGTCTCGCAGGAGAATCAGTTTGGGGTGATGAACAATCAGATTTTGTCTGCAATACAGATCAGCCTGGTTGCCCAAATGTTTGTTATGACAAAGCCTTTCCCATTTCCCATGTGCGTTtctgggtgcttcagtttctCTTTGTTAGCACTCCCACCTTGTTTTACCTAGCACATGTAGTCTACCTTTCTAGAAAAGAGGAGAAACTGAAACAGAAAGAGGATGAGTTAAGGGCTTTGAGTGACAAAGATCAGCAAGTGGACCATGCCATAGCGGTCATAGAGAAGAAACGCCTAAAAATCTGCATTCAAGAAGATGGCAGGGTCAAAATACGGGGAGCCCTGATGTGCACCTATACAACCAGCATCATTTTCAAAAGTATTTTTGAAGCTGGCTTCCTACTTGGTCAGTGGTATCTATATGGCTTTGTAATGCCTGCTATATATGTATGTGAAAGACAGCCATGCCCCCACAAAGTGGATTGTTTTGTGTCCAGACCCATGGAGAAAACAATTTTTATCCTTTTCATGCTAGTGGTATCCCTCATTTCTCTTCTACTCAACCTCTTTGAGCTTATCCATCTAGTCTGCAAGAACATGCttcacacattaaaaaaatattccccctacatctccaacacAAGATACCATAAAGAAGAGGATATTTATCCAGGGAAATGCACAGCGACAGCCCCTGCACCTTATCAGGACAAATCATATATGTACCTTCCCATGAGTGAGAACATTTCCTACCCAACATACAAAATTCAGAACGAGGACAACTGGACTAATTTGCATACAGAGAAACAACTAGCTATGAATGGTGCAAAACAAACGCATCTAGAACATTACAACAATAGCGCTTTCACCCCTGTTTCTCCCACTTCTCGCGTTATAGTAGAGAAGCAACTAAGCAGAGCTAGTAGTTCAGCATCCAAGAAACAGTATGTCTGA